DNA sequence from the Candidatus Kaistella beijingensis genome:
TGAAGGCCCCGAAAGTTTAAAAAATTTTCGGGGTTTTTTGTAGGAGATGCGAAATGCGGGATACGCGTTGCGAGATTCGGGATTCGGGATAAAGAAAAAGTAAAGAATTTCTTCTAAGCTAATTAAAGTCATCTCAAATATGAGCAGTTTCCTCAAACCCTCAAACAATCAAACCCTCAAACCCTCAAACAAAAAAACTCGCCTCCCGCATCTCGAAGCAATTTCGTAAATTCGCAAACTTAAAGCAACATCTATCATGGTCAACAAATCCGAACTTTTTCGATTACATTTCATTGTTTTTTTGTGGGGATTTACAGCTATTTTAGGAAAATTAATTCAGGCGAATGCTCAGGTTTTAGTTTTTTACAGGATGTCTTTTGCGGCTCTGTTTCTGTATATTTTCATCCGATTTTTTAAAAAGGAAAGTTTAAAAATTTCCAAAAAACTTTTGATTCAACTTGCGGCGATTGGTGGGTTTATGGCTTTTCACTGGTTGTGTTTTTTCTATTCCATCAAAGTTTCCAATGTTTCTATTGCGTTGAGTTGTCTGTCGTTATCAACACTTTTTGCCTCGATCTTAGAACCGATTATTTTTAAAAGGAAGATCGATATTTCGGAAGTGGTGATGGGAATCGTGATTGTGATTTGTATGGGGCTGATTTTCAAAACAGAGTTTCATTACAAGGAAGGAATTTTCTACGGAATCCTCACTGCACTGTTCGGAACGATTTTCTCGGTTTTTAACGGGAAAATCTTTGGCAAGACAAGTTCGGGAAATATTATTTTCTATGAGATTTTTTCAGGATTTCTTATTTTAAGCGTCTTTTATTTGATAACGGGACAAATTTTCCAGGTGAATGAAATAAGTTACCGTGATTTGGCGTTAATCATATTACTGGCAAGTGTTTTCACGGCATTTCCAATGTTGGAGTCGGTGAATTTGATGAAGTATATTTCACCTTTCACCTTAATTTTAACCGTGAATTTGGAGCCTATTTACGGAATTATCCTTGCTTTTTT
Encoded proteins:
- a CDS encoding DMT family transporter — translated: MVNKSELFRLHFIVFLWGFTAILGKLIQANAQVLVFYRMSFAALFLYIFIRFFKKESLKISKKLLIQLAAIGGFMAFHWLCFFYSIKVSNVSIALSCLSLSTLFASILEPIIFKRKIDISEVVMGIVIVICMGLIFKTEFHYKEGIFYGILTALFGTIFSVFNGKIFGKTSSGNIIFYEIFSGFLILSVFYLITGQIFQVNEISYRDLALIILLASVFTAFPMLESVNLMKYISPFTLILTVNLEPIYGIILAFFIFGESEQMSPIFYIASLIMILAIIANGVIKARKNAATKKVEF